From Topomyia yanbarensis strain Yona2022 chromosome 1, ASM3024719v1, whole genome shotgun sequence, one genomic window encodes:
- the LOC131677877 gene encoding uncharacterized protein LOC131677877 — MNGLVERQNQGILRALRIAKATNSDWRKAVKNYVHMYNTSPNSMTGKAPMELMTGRPVKDLLPSLRTDPSWRCEDGVRESDAIKKLKGKIDADQRRHAVASDIKVGDIVLLRNYDSGKLEPKFTLKRFTVVERKGNDTIVVNEEGLSLRRCVTHLKKLPLQGEPKEALTTDNPLEPTSTPTLSNSNTPLQSPTGTNHHQKDLSADSTPLKLHEYKRKSSIDKQEESVKRPARIRKIPRRYVEH, encoded by the exons ATGAACGGGCTGGTAGAGCGCCAGAATCAAGGGATACTCAGAGCACTGCGTATAGCGAAAGCCACGAACTCAGACTGGAGGAAGGCTGTGAAAAACTATGTCCACATGTATAACACATCCCCGAATTCGATGACCGGAAAAGCGCCTATGGAATTGATGACAGGTCGCCCGGTGAAAGATCTTTTGCCCTCGCTGAGGACCGACCCAAGCTGGCGTTGTGAAGACGGAGTTCGAGAAAGCGATGCAATCAAGAAATTGAAAGGCAAAATTGATGCTGATCAACGTCGACACGCAGTAGCTTCGGATATAAAAGTAGGAGATATTGTTCTTCTTCGAAATTACGATTCGGGAAAACTGGAACCTAAATTTACATTGAAAAGGTTCACAGTTGTGGAAAGAAAAGGAAACGACACCATCGTTGTGAACGAAGAAGGCTTATCCCTCCGTCGATGTGTTACACACTTGAAAAAGTTGCCATTACAAGGCGAACCCAAGGAGGCACTAACCACTGACAACCCGTTAGAACCAACTTCGACACCAACACTGTCTAATTCTAATACACCTTTACAATCCCCTACAG GTACAAACCATCATCAGAAGGATCTGTCAGCTGATAGCACACCACTCAAGCTCCATGAATATAAGCGCAAGTCCTCCATCGATAAGCAAGAAGAGTCTGTGAAACGACCCGCTCGCATACGGAAGATACCACGTCGATACGTAGAACATTGA